Genomic segment of Desulfarculaceae bacterium:
TGTTGATCCCGCTGTTGCTCCTGGGCCTGTGCCTGGCCGCGCCCTCATTGGCCGGCGGCAAGGAAGAGATCGTGGCCGGCAACCGCGCCGCGTCCAAGGGCCAGTTCAAGACCGCGGTAAAGCACTATGGCAAGGCCATCAAGGCCGGCGACCTGAGCCCGGCCAACCTGGCCGTGGCCTACAACAACCGGGGCAGCGCCAACGACGACCTGGGACGCCGCAAGGCCGCCCTGGCCGACTTTGCCTCGGCCCTGAAGCTCAAGCCCGACTACGCCGAGGCCTACTACAACCGCTCCTTTGCCTACGAGAAGATGGGCAAGCTGAAGGCCGCCCTGGCCGACGCCAAGAAGGCGGCCAAGCTACAGCCCAAGGACGAAACTTATTTGCAGCGGGAGTATTACCTGGCCACCAAACAAAAGTAGGTGGTAGCGAGCGGGCTTCGTCAGCCACTGGAATACTGCGTTATTGGCTGCGCT
This window contains:
- a CDS encoding tetratricopeptide repeat protein; the protein is MTAFRRLSSLLIPLLLLGLCLAAPSLAGGKEEIVAGNRAASKGQFKTAVKHYGKAIKAGDLSPANLAVAYNNRGSANDDLGRRKAALADFASALKLKPDYAEAYYNRSFAYEKMGKLKAALADAKKAAKLQPKDETYLQREYYLATKQK